In Miscanthus floridulus cultivar M001 chromosome 19, ASM1932011v1, whole genome shotgun sequence, the DNA window GTAGACCTTCCATGGAGGATCAATCATGGAAGGCCTACTTCTCCCATCAGCCTCCTCCAAAACCTTGCCTAACCAAAATAGTATCAGATCTTAAGAAGAGAGAACTAGCTAGGCCCACATTTGTATGCCTACAATGCACCAAGGAGTCTAGTTCCCAACCAGCCATGGCTTCCCACTGCAAACAACATGTCCAGGCCGGCATGCCTAAGGGGACTGTTGAGCACATTAAGTATTATCCAGACCACACATATTTTTTCTTATGCAGTGATGCTCAACCAAGTTCATCATCTGCTGATGGAGTCTTGCCACAAGGGCCAAACCAGACCAAGCAGCAGGTACCTTGGCCAAGCTACAAAACTGTTTTTGCTTATGCTGGAAGTCCTTTCATGTCACATCTAGCAAGTCTCATGAGAGACAACCATAACAGAGTTGCTCTGAGGACAACACCTGTTGGAGTCAAGCCCGACATTGACCTGGCCCTACGGTTGGGTCCTGCTCTTCGTACGTCTGATGGCTCCACCTTACAGGCCGGGTTGGATGACAATCTGGTGGCTAGATTCAAGAAGTAGTGCTGACTA includes these proteins:
- the LOC136528415 gene encoding uncharacterized protein, with the protein product MEDQSWKAYFSHQPPPKPCLTKIVSDLKKRELARPTFVCLQCTKESSSQPAMASHCKQHVQAGMPKGTVEHIKYYPDHTYFFLCSDAQPSSSSADGVLPQGPNQTKQQVPWPSYKTVFAYAGSPFMSHLASLMRDNHNRVALRTTPVGVKPDIDLALRLGPALRTSDGSTLQAGLDDNLVARFKK